A single genomic interval of Antechinus flavipes isolate AdamAnt ecotype Samford, QLD, Australia chromosome 1, AdamAnt_v2, whole genome shotgun sequence harbors:
- the CAVIN4 gene encoding caveolae-associated protein 4 translates to MDHNKSTANADKIHQNRLSSVSIDEDQDAALTIVTVLDKVATIIDSVQESQKRIEERHRTMENTIKSVQIDMLKLSQAHNNTGYMVNKLFEKTRKVSAHVKEIKARVEKHSLNVKKVETKQEEMLRKNKFRVVIFQEEVPCPTSLSVVKEKSLLEDTQEDEFCLPDDLSSDEEYEIEESRAAQFKKSGKKQIDNIKKAFSKENMQKTRQNFDKKVDRIRTRIVTPERRERIRQSGERLRQSGERLRQSGEKLRQSSGERLKQSGERFKKTISKATPTKETFKMHLHKKGKERTTAEGQEGIQDMGVDIIGRSGPDESLNELYTEMAATTENVQGREVYPTQSEEETQIPMENIVLQPQIKGSNDESLLLDLKQST, encoded by the exons atggaTCATAACAAATCGACTGCCAACGCTGATAAAATCCATCAGAATCGGCTGTCAAGTGTTTCAATAGATGAAGACCAAGATGCAGCTTTGACAATTGTGACTGTCCTAGACAAAGTAGCTACAATAATAGACAGCGTCCAAGAAAGCcagaagagaatagaagagaGACATCGAACAATGGAAAATACAATCAAATCTGTCCAGATTGATATGTTGAAGCTTTCCCAGGCGCACAATAACACAGGATATATGGTAAACAAGCTGTTTGAGAAAACCCGGAAAGTCAGCGCccatgtgaaagaaataaaagcacGGGTGGAGAAGCACAGCCTAAATGTGAAGAAAGTGGAAACCAAGCAAGAAGAAATgctcagaaaaaacaaatttagagTGGTCATCTTTCAG GAGGAAGTCCCATGCCCTacatctctctctgttgttaAGGAAAAAAGCCTACTTGAGGATACACAAGAAGATGAATTCTGCCTTCCAGATGATCTCTCTTCGGATGAAGAATATGAAATTGAAGAAAGCAGAGCTGCTCAGTTTAAAAAGTCAGGAAAGAAGCAAATTGATAACATTAAAAAGGCCTTCTCTAAAGAAAACATGCAGAAGACAAGACAGAATTTTGACAAGAAAGTAGACAGAATTCGGACTAGAATTGTGACTcctgagaggagagaaaggatcaGACAGTCGGGAGAGAGACTGAGGCAGTCGGGAGAGAGACTAAGGCAGTcaggagagaaactgaggcaatcttCAGGAGAAAGATTGAAGCAGTCTggtgaaagatttaagaaaacaatttctaaagCAACTCCAACAAAAGAAACTTTCAAGATGCATCTCCATAAGAAAGGCAAAGAACGAACCACTGCAGAAGGACAAGAAGGAATTCAGGATATGGGAGTGGATATTATTGGCAGGAGTGGGCCTGATGAATCCCTAAATGAGCTCTACACAGAAATGGCAGCTACCACTGAGAATGTACAAGGCAGAGAAGTATATCCTACACAATCAGAAGAGGAAACCCAAATTCCTATGGAAAATATAGTTCTGCAGCCCCAAATAAAAGGAAGTAATGATGAATCCCTTTTGCTGGATTTAAAACAATCAACATAA